From Cervus elaphus chromosome 10, mCerEla1.1, whole genome shotgun sequence:
TGACCAGCCGGTACTCCTGGGGGCGAGAGCAGAGTGGGTGACGGCCGAGGGAGCAGGCGGCTGACGGCAGAGGAGGCAAAAACACAAGAACTAGAATCTCACCGGTGCGATGCTGAACGCTTGGCTCAGAATCCCGTCGTTGACGAGTCGGCAGTAGACGTATCTGGCGGCCTGAGAAATGCCCTGCAGGTGCAGACACAGGGAGCTGTTGGTTGTCGGGCGCGGCAGGACTACACGGGCCCCCCTCTGTGACTCTGTCCTCCTGGACAGGACGGCCACCCTGGGACCAGCGGCCTCATTGACTGCCCACTGCTGCGTTCCCGGCAGCTGGTGTGGAGCCCGGCGCAAAGCAGGGGCTCAAGGGGTATTTCCATCAACCAAGAGGAGACCTCAGGAACAGCTTTCCGTGTCGGTGGATGTCTCTATGGCTTTTCCCGGAGCCGCACACAGTTTGCTGTATGGACATCCCACAATTTACTTTCGTCTAGTTCCCAGGGTTGGTCAGGTTTAGATTATAAACGACTGATCTTTTAAGATGATGTTAAAACAAAATTCTGAAATCACAGACAGTGACGAAGCAGCCACCGTTCCGGCAAAAGCCACACTGAAACCATCAGAAGGGAGTTCTAGGAAGGTCAGTCTTTCATTTCCAAAAATAAACCACAACTTCCTAACAAAAACAGCTGTCCACGAAACAGACTTCTTGAAAACTGAGTAGTTCCAATTGAGGAGGGACAACCTTGTAAACCAGAATAGTTTTCGGGACACTTCCTACATGACAGCACAGGACAGGCCTGTCCTCCAGCCCCGGCAGCCTGACCCCCGCCAGGATGAAGCGGGGGAGATTCCACCTGAGATGGGACTCTTCTGCTGGGCCTCAAGCTACTGCACAGTCCCGAGCCCGTGACTCTATAGCCCTGTGAGCACAACACAGACTCCAGCATCACCTGTGAGAAGCCAGGAGGCCTGGGCCACCGGCCAGATCTCCCTTTACTCCCCCGCCTACCACGCGGTGCTATCGACTTCCCCCGGCTAGGCACCCACCAGCTGTCTGTCCCGGGTAGCCAGAGTCATGTGGCATCTGGACCACAACTTGGCTGGCGGCAGGTCTCCCTGGCACAGGCGTTACGGGTGACACGCCAAGAAGGTGTTCTGCCACAAAGCCTGGACAGTGTCAGAGCCAGAACTCTTGCCCAGGCCAAGAGCCGGGAACAGGTCTCACCCTCAGCCCCTGAGCAGCTGTCCTCCCAGCTGGAGGGCAGGAGCTGTCGCTGGATGAAAAGGTGGAGGCGGCGGCCTCGGCTGAGAGCCAGTCAGGCCTGCAGCATTGCAGCACGAAACCTGGGTCTGCGGCTCAAACTCTTGTAAGAACAGAGCCAAGACACCAAGCCCGCCAGCCTCTGAGGGTGGCTAGCTAGTTGATAGGTCTCTATAATAAATCTTacaatttcttattttccttcacgCACATCTAGTAATAATTAAACTGGACTTTCCTGTGAAATTCAGGGCCAAAGAGACAACTAAGGGTTAAAGGAAAAGGATTCACATTCCCAGGATTGGCAAGCTCCTAACTGGTGGCAGAACGAAATCCAAAAGCCTCCTCCGCCCTGGATCTTCCCTGGAGTGTCcgggcacacacacaaaaagaaaccccaaaacaacagtaagaacaacaacagaaaaccctGGAAGGAAAAAAGCTGCCCAGACAGGACACTGGGGTTCAACTACCAGTAGCCGCACTCTGGCAATAACatatactttgataaaaattacgcattctatttaaaaaatgactactACAGGAGCAATGCATTTTGGTTAAAAATCACCATGAATGTAGAGAACAGCACAGGCCCAGCGCCCTCCACCCCGATTCCTCAGGGGTGACCGTTAGGGAACATTCCGGACGTCCCTCCATCTGCAGCCTCGTCAGTCATCAGGAAAAAGCAAAGCGAAACCGCGGTGACACCACCTCACCCCTGACGAGGGCGGCTCCGTCAGAAAAGTCTCGGTGAGGACGTGGGGAAATGGGAGCCACGTGGTTTGCTGGCGGGGATGTGACATGGTGCAGCTGTGCTGGACAACAGCGTGGGGGTTCCTCCAAACCTTCCACGGAGAAACAGCAGGAGACCCAGCCACCCGGCTTCCGGGTAGATCCCCGAACTGCGGGCAGGGACTCAGGCCGTTATCTGCACACGTGTTCACAGCCGTGCTCCTCACGGCAGCCAGAGGGAACTCTGACACGCCACCGCCTGAGTGAAGCTTGAGGACTCTATGCTCAGTGCAGTAAGACGGTCACGGGACAGATATGACTCCACTTACGTGAAGAACATAAAGCAAGCAAATTCGCAGACAGTAAAATGGGGGTTCCCAGGGGCTGGCGGCTCCCACggccccaccccgcctcccccccATAGAGCACTGTCACAGTGAAACAAGAACTTGGTATTGTGACATCGCAAACTGTGGAAGGACCTGCAGGACGTGCTGAGTGTGAGGGGGTCTTCCTctcaggaggggctgggggtccTGCCTCTCAGAAGGGGCTGCAGGGGGTCTTCCTCTCAGGAGGGGCTGTGGGGGGGTCTGCCTGCACTGACGCTTTCTTCACCGTGAGAAAGGCCTGCCTTAGTTACGGGAAGAGAAGCACTGAGATGCCCACCCTGACACTTGTTCCAGTAAGTGTGTGGCTGCTGGCAAGTTACTCAGTCGCTGTGAACCTGcttctttctcttaaaaatcaaaaggaaCACCCCAGGGCTTCGGGGGGGGTCGTGCCGGACGGCACTGGGCATCAGCAGCCTTCGCCACACAGAAGCGTTCAGAGAGACCTGGAGGGGAAGCTGCCCCGACCCCTGGGAGCCCTGATGGAATGTTCCGGACCTCACGCCCCGACTCACCTTGTGTGCCCAGCAGTCCTGCACCTCACACTCCAGGTTGAGGGGCTCGCTTTCCGCGGACAGGTCCGTGAGGATGTCCTGAAACAGCGTGCGGGGAGAGGCCGTTGGCGCGGTGAGACGGGGGCAAGGGCCAGGACGCGCCTGAGGGACCCACGGGCGGTCGAGCCTGGACACTGGAGGGGGGACACGGTCGGGCCTGCGGGCGCCCAGAGAGGGGTGACTTTCGACTGCATGACTTCACTTACGATTCTTTCCAGCTTTGGGTGCAGAAAAAAGGGGAGGGTCACCCGGGGTAGGGGCCTGGGGAGTCAAGCGGGCACTGCCCTGGGAGCTGCGGGTCCCGCCTGCCGGTGTTAACTCTCCAGCCCTTCTCGGTGAGAAGGAAAAGGCTTCATCTGCTCTTCCAGAGGGCCCACCTCACACCCTGGGCCCGCCTCCCTGGGGCGGGTGCTGTCACGGAGGCCTCCCATCTGATCCCGGGAAGCTGGGTCTCCCGGCTCTGGGCCCTGAGCACCCCCTCGCTCCGCAGCGGGCCCCGTACCTGCAGAGACATGGTCCCTCTGACGGCCACCACCACCGACTCCTTCCTGTGGTCCAGGGCCACCAAGAAAGGGAGCTCATACACCTGGGCGCGAGAGGACGGGGGTCAGCACAGGCGCCCTCGTCCGCCCGGCACCCGGTCCTCCGCTGGTGCGGGGGCCGGGGGACACCCGCGGGCGGTCGGCGCTGCGGACACCAGGGGACAGTGCCTGTGCCTGGGGGGCGGGCGTGCGTCGCAGCCAGCGCAACCTCACCTCCCCGGATCCCCCCGAGAGGGACTCTACATGTTGGCGGTGTGGGGGCGTCTTAAAAGAGCCCCCAGAGCATACATGAGCCTTCTGCGGAAAACTGCCTTCTTTAAGCCCATCGGCTCTGTCACCGGTGATCACGGAGCGGCGGTCATCACTGGGGGCTCCAGGCACCCGCACCAAGCTGAACCAAGCCTCACAGGGGACGTGAGAACACACCCCCGGGCGCTCATCTCAGTAGCGTGGTATGAGATGCTCCCACACCCCAGGTGAGTCTCCAGTGCAGGCGTGTGGGAGCCCACAGGCTCAAGCGCAGTACACGGGGCCCCCCAAACTGGGCGCTGCAATTGTGGGGGCTCCTCCTGAGCCGGGCTCCCGCAGCATGGCTGCGGCCTGGGCTCCAGAGATGGGAGAGCTCTCCAGGAGATTCTCCTGAACGGCAGGCATGAGCCGCTGTGCTCCCCGAGgttctgggctccctgtgctgctGCGGACCACCCAGGGGGCCGCGAGGCTGCACAGGACAGCCCTGGCACCAGGCAGACCGGGCCGCTATGGGTTCACCAACCTGCCCGGCGACTCTGAGACCCTCCCGAGTGGGAGGCCCGCGGTCTGGCATGAACTGCACGGAGCCAGACCCAGAGCCATGAGTGACTAGCCCCCGGCACCTGTGTGGGGCTCCTGCCAAGTGCAGCTCACAGTTCTTCAGCAGAACCTGTCTGCCCCATCTCACGCTGACCCTGGGTGGGCGTTGCAGGTGCCCGGGAACCCACCGAAGCAGCACACAGGATTTGGGGGTGAGCGTGTGTCCATGTCTCCGCACATTTTCCCAGGGGACTCGTGTGTGACCTCCCCCAGAACCTCCCACTCTACCTTGTCGTGGAAGCTGACGTGGATGAAGTCCCGGTGCTGCAGCCCCGTCGTCTGCAGGATGGAGCTGAAGTGGCAGTTGAGCTGATCGCCTCCGACCAGGTCATAGTCGGTGGTCCTGCGTCTGCAGCTGGAATGGGGCAGAGGTGTCGCAGGTGCGCCCGGGAGACCCAgcctgcctgcccaccccccgGCAAACGCGAGGATTCCGCGGACAGTATTCACGCGCCGTCTGGCTAACCTCTAATGGCTTTTTGAAgacacttattcatttatttggctgcagtgggccTTAGCTGTGTCGTGAGGGATCTTTCGCTGGGGCATAgcgactctctagttgtggtgccagGGCctggttgctccacagcacgagggatctagttccctgaccacggattgaacttgcatcccatgcattgcaaggcagattctcaacccctggaccagcagggaagtccctctgatgGCCTTCAAGTGATACTTCTTGTGTATGCTTCTTAGTAGAGTCTGGAATCACAGTAATACTTCCCGTGTTCAAAAAATAAACCAACAAGGATGGGAAGAGACCCTAACCTCACCAAGAATGGACAGTCCGGCATCATTGCCTGATACGAGGTACTGAGAAGGATACATGCTCCACATGGAGCATTCCTGCCAAAAAAGTGTAACCTGAACCATTCGTGAAGAAACCACGAGACAAAGGCAGAGTGAGCACCGTCTTACGATACACGAGACTGTCCTTTTCAGAACGTCAGTATCATGAAAGATACAAAAAAATGCCTGAGGAGCTGTTCCAAACTGGAGGAGACTAAGGAGGCATGACAACTAAGTGCAACACACGATCTTGGATcgaaagaaaatgtggtacagaGGGTGTTACTGGGACAATTAGAAAAACTGCAATAGCTGATGATAAATTTCCTGAATTTTACACTTGTCCTGTACTTTATGTCAGAGAGACCTTGATCTTAAGAAACACAAGCTGAAGTAATGGGGGGCGGGGCATGAGGTCCAGAACTCAGTCTCTGATGGTTTTTcctgggggggaggtgggggcgcGTATATTTATGGAGAGACAGTCACAGCGCCCGGGACAAGAGTGAGCTGCAACTGGTGGCTCCAGATATAGGATGAGGGAGTCATCAGTACTGCGTGTGCAgttctgaaatatttcaaaacaggAAGAAGCTTCTAGAAAAGGGGAATGTGGTTAtctttagaaaataaagtctggacACCGCAGCAAGCGACTTCGGCAGGGAGGATGGAGGTCTCAGACGACCTACCAGTCCCCGCCGACCCGGCAGAGCCCCGTGAAGGGGTTCCTGTAGATGTAGAGGGGCCACCCGTAGGCGGCGGCTGCGAACTGCATGTAGTGGTGGCAGTTCTCCAACTCTGCATCCAGATCGGCCTCCTGTGGGGCAGAAGAACAGCTTCCTGTTAGGGGAACCCGTTACAGAGAGGATCAACACACTGTCGTCTTTCGGTTCTCATCTTATGTCGGAGCGGAGCTGGTTTACActgttgtgttcgtttcaggcgtacggcaaagtgattcagttacacaggCACACGTGCCTCCTCTTTCTCAGGTTCCTTCCCCACACGGGATGTTACAGGACATTGAGGAgcgctccctgtgctacacggtAGGTCTTGCTGACCatctatttgatctctggtagaACGTGCTATGATCTTAAACCTGAACTCAAATTCTTgactcttccctttctttcttcagggAATAGACCTCTTGGAGGACTTCTACTGAAAAAACTGATCCTTGAATATGAACAGACAGAACCCCctcatttttttggctgtgctatgtGGTGtgtgggattctagttccctgactagggtcGAACCCGcggcccctgcagtgggagcagagGGTTTTAACTGCTGGACCGCCAGGGGAAGTCCAGACCCCTCACTTAGAAGAATGCACAAGTTAGCAGCAGAAATCCCTAGTGACTTTGCAACGCTGGTGAAATAAGCCCGTGACTTCCTGCTGGATGCACGTCCAGACACCACGTGTAGCAACAGGGGCTGCTGGGAACCAGGGGCTTGAATGAGCAGCTGAGACAGACAAATGATCCTTGGgcaattttctctttcaaaagcaTACAAATCTCCGGCAGGAAAGCAACCATCAAACAAAGCTGAACTGCTCTCCAGGCTCAGAGAAAAGAGTGCATGCACTCTGGGAGAACCTGGTCCCATCCCAGAAGGAAGTTTTGATGTGCAGACAAGAGCCAATTTCCTAAAAGAGAATGTTTGgggggaaaagaaacaaataacagGTGGTAAACTGGCCGGGAGTCGGCTCCCCCACCTGAAGGCCAGGGGATGCGGAGGGGCCTCCCCACTGGCGCCAAACCACAACTGGCAAATCGACACATCAAGATGCCAATCAACTGttcctgaaacttttttttttttaatttacaaataggcTTAAATGTCAAAAGGGTACAACCCAACAGAAACGCGGGCTTACCTGGAAGGACCCAGGGGAGTGGGTAACGACCTCGGTGGGCTCCGAGGAGCTCCGGGCGTGGTCCTGCTGCTgatggaggagggcaaggccgGCCGCGATGTCGCTGGGCACCAGGTCCGTGTCCTGGATGGGGAACCACTGCAGCTCACCACCCGCCCAGCAGCAACGGCCACGAGTCCCCGAGAGCCCAGCTTACGCAGctcgcgtgcacacacacacacagtcacaagtGAACAGGTGTTTTTGAAACTACGTCCCTTTTAGGATGCCTGCATGTGAACCTCATGTTTCTTACTCTCCTGCCCTCAGACGAAACCACTCGAGAACATAATCATATTATTGATTCCTACTCAGATTTCACTTAAGTGACAGCTATTTTTAACCTACGATACATGCCCATAAAGCGGGCAAATGTGCCCTGTTTGTAGTAACATACGATGCTAGTCCCATTTAACCCTGGCTGCTCGAGATGCTGAGGTCTTGCTGAGAGGGTCCACGGCAAAGGCTGACGAGTCTGGGCCCACACTCGCCGGGCAGGGCCAGCCTAAAAAGACCCCagactgggaaggcccagagtcAGTCTGCAGAGCCTGATTTGAGCCTCTCCTCCAGGTGGTGACAGGgagccccccacctgccccccttCACCCCCAGAGGACTCGCCCTCGGGAGCTACGTTCTGTCGACAGGGAGACGGGCTTGGGACGCGCAGAACTCATCTGCCCCAAAGAAGCGTTCACATAACAGGAGTAGGAGACCAGAGCAGACCCCGGTGGCTTACTGAAAAGTAGGTTGAGAAAAGTTCTGCCGTACTCGAAAAGGCGACGCGAGTGTGGTCGTCCCGGCCGACGCAGCAGCACAGCAGCCTGACTCGCGTCTCCCACACGCCGGTCGCCGCCGTCCTGAGGCCGCTCAGCAGCTGGCTGGACTCATGGCCGTccaggggctgggggcccagggggGTGCCCGGGGCCGCCTTGCCCCCCAGCGGGTCGAAGACGATGAGGATGGTGAGCACGGTGGAGGCGATGATGAGCCAGCTGCAGGGCGGTGGGGAGGCGGGCTGAGACCCGGATCCTGCAGCTCCTCAGCCAcacggggccggggcgccctcccGGGGGGGCACCTCCTGTCTTGGGGAAGTGGGGACTCCAACTACCGAGGAAGATGGGGAGCTGGCTGGGGCAGGCAACTTGGTTCCTCGAGAAAGTTCCTTATGAGCCCACAGCCAACCAAGGCCTGGTGAAGAATGGAGCCCCCAGAGccacaaaaggaaaagggggctgCGTGGTGGACAGAGCCACGGCCGGGCCCAGAAGCCCCTGCCCTTGACCCTTGACTGAGGTTTGCccccccagggccctggggctcCACTCGGCAAAACCAGAGGGAGCTCCCTGCGCTCGGGCCACGCTCCAACGGCTTTCATCCACACACTGCACCCAGTCACtccaattgtgtccaactctttgggaccccaaggatggcagcccaccaggctcctctgtccgtgggattctccaggcaagcatactggagtgggttgccatttcctcctccaggggatcttcccgacccagggatcgaaccggtgtctcccgagtctcctacataggcaggcagattctttaccactagcgccacctgggaagccctttcatccATACATTTCAACACTTGCAGGCTGCCCAGATGCACAGGGCGCTGTGGGTGCCCGAGAGTGTGTGCTCGGAAGGAAGGTGGCCCGGGAAGGGCCGCCGTGGCCTCAGCTGCAGGACTCGGGAATGCGGCGGGAGCCCGCAGGGCAGGACTAGCTCATCCGTACGACGTTtagctggaaaaggcaaatgcCTTACGCCAGCGGATCCTGCTCTGCCGCAGGTCCGCACACCCCGCTCTTCTCGTCCCACTTGTAGTTTTTGCCCTGCTTTGGTCTTCGGGCTTCTTCCCTCTTGTGAGGGGCCAGAGGGCATGTAGAAAAACAGGAGCTGGTAAGGAAGGGAACTAAAGCCGGAGGTGCGTGCTGGGCCATGAACTGTTCCTCACACGCGTCTAACTACTTCAGGAAGCCTGCACGCCAGTGGGCCACCTGCAGGGACCCCACCTGGAGAGCACCTCAGACGAGAGCCCGCAGGAGGAGACGGGACCTCACCTGACCACGACGGTCGCGATGATGCCGTTGCCCACAGTCCGGTCACACTGAACGCCGTCCGCGATCCAGGCGGCCCCCAGGGACGCCCAGACCATCTCTGGCAGGAAGAGCGCCAGGCGCACGTAGAGCAGCTTGGACATGGACTTCCGCGGTCCCGGATTACAGATGGTCCCTGCAACAGAGCACAGCCACACTGGACGCTGGCCTCCGCCGGGATGAGGCGGCTCCTTTCAGCAGAAACACGGCGGCCGCAGCACAGATCTGGGCTGGCTGCTCCCCCGCCAGTGGCGTTTCTACCTGTAACCGGGAACCACTGCCCGTCTCTCAGAGTGAGAGGCAAAGTGAGGGATGGGAGGAGGCGTGACAAAAGCCTCAGAATTATTTCTTAGGCTCATCGGGGCTTAAAAACACTtctggggggacttccctggtgtccagtggttaagaatcctccttccaataccagggacacgggttcgatccctggtcagggaactaagatcccacatgcccaagaGCAAgtaagcccacacaccgcaagaAAAGAGCCTGCTttcagcaaccaagacccaacgcagccaaaaataaatatatatataaaaaaaaattcatttctgggttttctaaCTACACTGACCATAAAATCGTTATCCACATCGGGATATTTCTGAGAACAAAAGGAGGCTCTATTAATAATTAGGTCAGGACAGCTGACGTAAAACAGAGCTGTCACAGGCAAGCAGGGGCAAGCGGTCAGCCAGGTTCTCATGGCCGGGAAAATCGGGGACCACCCGTCACACCGCCCTCCCGAAGCGCCTCCACCCTCAGGACGACTGGGATGCAGTCGCcgccccacttcacagatgaggaggctgaggcCCACAGGGCTCAGCAAGCACTTTCTCGACCCAGGTCTGCACGACCCAGGTGCTCTGCCTCACCAGTGCCCCGTGGGCATCACTCTTGGGAAGCCAGCAAGTGTGACCTGGAGACCACTTGCAGACGCCCACCACCGAGACACAACATTTAAAACTGCGTTTGTAAGACAAACCCAAGGATCATTAATTCTTGATGTAAAACATCAACTCTCCCCCTTCAGAAGTTGTGATAAACACCAATTTTCAACACCAAAACCACCACATGATTCAAACAAAAgcagtaactgaaaaaaaaaaaaaaccctaagatctgaaaaataatttgataagaAAACAGCTTTTAAATTCCCAAAGCTACCTTCCACTAGGATGAATTACTGAGGGCCACATTTTAGAACATCAGACACGATCAGGCCCCACGGAGGGCACAGAGTCAGGAAGTCCTAGGATAACCGACACGGCTGCCTCTCTCCCTGAGGGGCAATGTGTGCAGGTCTGCCGAAATCCGCCCCATCTCTGGAGAGAATTATCATGCAACAACAGCCAACCGCCAGAGAGAAACGGGAAGGAGGATCTGCTCACAGCCCGCCCCGGAGGCTGAGGGTCCTGAGGAAGGGGCTGCTCGAGGACTCCAGCCCCTGGCACCGCCTGAGTGGGCGGAGATGGAGGCGAGgaagcaggagatgcgagttcccGCGAAGGGTCCAGAAAAGACAGGAGGCGCCAAAAAAGCCTTTTTTATGTGCATGCTTGCCTAGGAAAACATCTCGCTTTTAGGTCAACCTTTATTTTCCCCTCGGGGCAGTCAGCCACTGGCTGGACCTGGTGCTGCAGTGAGCATCACGAAGCCAATGCCCAGAATGGATGGTGTGACCGCGTCCCCGAACGCGATGGCCTCAATGTAGTCTTGGGCGGTAACCCCGCTGCTCCTCCCAAGGCAGGGCCACGGACACGCGAGCTGCAGAGGGCAGGCCTGGGTCACAGAGTCTGGGCACTCAGCACCTCAGCCTCGGCAGTGTCTCCCACCGCCTGGGAGGAGCTGGGGACAGAGGGCAAGGAGAGCAAGACTTCCTCGAACCCAAGCCAGACGCGGCCAAGGGCAGACCTCGGCCTTCAGGGCCTTCTGACAAAACGTATTGGTgagggtggtggttgtttagtcgctaagtcacgtccaacttttttgcgacccaatggactatagctgccaggctcctctgtctgtgggattctccaggcaaggatactggagtgggttgtcatttccttcgccagcagatcttcccgacccaggtactgaacctgCGGCTCCTGCAATGGCAGctggattccttatcactgagctgcctgggaagctcaTGAGGGTGGATCTTCCCTAATTAAACATCCCACATGGTTGAAACAAGAGGGTTTCATCAGGGAGCTTTTCACATCAAAACTAGAAACCTTATAGTTTCTACTAAGGTAATGAGCTGAAATTACACCCCTGTGTTGCTAAGAGAAACTCTGACTTCATCCAGATGGCTCATCTAACTGAAAGCCTTCCATCATCATCTCTGTTGGTGGGATGTTATCTGACTTTAGTCATCCCATTTGCCTTTTCTTCCCCTTAACTTTATGGTATATTCTTTACTGAAATTTATGTAATATTGAAGATAGAGCACACAATGTTATTTATTGGCAATTAAACTAACATGTTTTTATAAAATCCCGTCTTTGGTTCAGCTGTGGTATCTTTATCTACAAGCATCAGAAACTCGAACTCAGACTGGTTTAAAAACCAGCAGGACCTGTCCTGACTCAGAGGACTGGAAACGCAGGGCAGGGCTGGCATGGGCGCCCGGCCGCGCCCTCCTGGCCCCGAGGGGAGACGGCGGCTCATTCCTGCAGCATCTTCCCAAGGACCATAACACACTGCTTCTAGATCTTTACCAGGCGAGCAGGGGTGGACCTCCTAGAACTTCCCAGGGAACTCCCCGAATTCCACTGGCCTGAACCAGGTCACACGTCCAGTCCTGAACCAACCACCGAGCCCCGAGGATCACTCCAGCGTGGGGCAGAGGGCGGGTATCAGACACTGTGAGGAGGCGGGGGTGATCCTGAATAAAACTGGTTCTGTTTGGAGGAGGCTGCCAGCTGGAAAAGCGATCCACCTGTGACACCCCACACCCAGCAGATGCTTGCCGAGCCCTGATGGGTGAGCTGGGCCCGGTTTGGCATCGTGCGGGTGTCTTCGCGGAGGAGGCCAGGGCACATGGTCATCCATCCCTCATGCGGTGTGAATGTGCCCTGACCAGCAAAGATATCTGAAGGAAAACGtttaaggggaagaaaaaaaaaaagcatatcctTAACCcactgcagggcttcccttgtggctcagctggtaaagaaagaattcgcctgcaatgcgggagacctgggttcgatccctgggttaggaagatcccctggaggagagaaaggccacccactccagtattctggcctggagaatcccatggactgtacagtccacggggtcacagagtcggacagaactgagaaGCCTTCACTTGCACTAAGCCACCATTACAGTCAGAAACCCGGCGCACTAAACAGACTGATGCGGACAGACAGGATGACACAACCTGCATGTTTCATCTTTCAGAAAATCCCACCTCACTCAGAACCTCCAAGCAGGGAAGCCACATCGCACACATCCcagctccctcctttccttcagcATCAGCACTGGTGCCAATCCGGACTCGGGGTCTGACTCGGAAGGCAGGACTGGGACTGCCTTCAATCCAGACCCCACGCGTCCATGTTCTCAGAGGTAAATGAAAATACACAGAGCTGTCTAGTCTACGCGTTACTG
This genomic window contains:
- the DAGLB gene encoding diacylglycerol lipase-beta isoform X1, which encodes MPGMVLFGRRWAIASDDLVFPGVFELLVRVLWWVGILMLYLMHRGKLDCPGGCLLSSYLIVLLVLLAVIIGTVSAIVCVSMKGTICNPGPRKSMSKLLYVRLALFLPEMVWASLGAAWIADGVQCDRTVGNGIIATVVVSWLIIASTVLTILIVFDPLGGKAAPGTPLGPQPLDGHESSQLLSGLRTAATGVWETRVRLLCCCVGRDDHTRVAFSSTAELFSTYFSDTDLVPSDIAAGLALLHQQQDHARSSSEPTEVVTHSPGSFQEADLDAELENCHHYMQFAAAAYGWPLYIYRNPFTGLCRVGGDCCRRRTTDYDLVGGDQLNCHFSSILQTTGLQHRDFIHVSFHDKVYELPFLVALDHRKESVVVAVRGTMSLQDILTDLSAESEPLNLECEVQDCWAHKGISQAARYVYCRLVNDGILSQAFSIAPEYRLVIVGHSLGAGAAALLALMLKRPYPQVRCYAFSPPRGLLSKSLYEYSKTFIVSLVLGKDVIPRLSVTNLEDLKRRILRVIAHCNKPKYKILLRGCWYELFGGSPEDLPTELDGGDLTQPLLGEHSLLAHGSPAYSFSSESPLESPTRYPPLYPPGRIIHLEEEGASGRCSCYPAARYTVRWSHESEFSKILIGPKMLTDHMPDILMRVLDHVVSDRAACVSCPARGGSSVDLA